TCTCGTGAACCGGGGCGGAGAAGTGGTCGGGCGGTACAGCGGACTGACAAGCCCTCAGAAACTCACGGGGCCCATCGAGCAACTCCTGGAGGGGCCAACGGGACGCTGAGCTGAGATCACCCCCGCCCGGAGCCGGTTCGCGGACGCCGTTCACACTGAACGCGATATCGAAATGCGTTCGCCGCCGGTGATCTCGGCAGCGTTCCTCTGCCCGCAACCGACAGCAGCCCCAGTCGTGCCCACACGCGACGGAGGCTGTTGCGTGTGGATAGCGAACCTTGGCGGCTTTACTTCTCTTCGTCCTGGCCCGCGTCCACCGCCCAGAGTCGGGCCATCGCGACGACGACGGCTTGCGGTCCCGCCCCGACCGGTCCCACGATTTCCACCGTCTTTCCCAGGGCGGTGAGCGTTCCTTGCCAGGTGTCGCCCGGCAGGAGCGTGAGGGACACCTGCGCCCCGGCGGGCAGCGATTTCAGCGCCTCGGCTTTCGGAATCCCCTGCGAACGCCGTTGCTCTTCTTGCAATTTGGCCACGCACTCGGCGCAGCGACTGCCCTGAAACTTGGCCAGGCGCTGGGCGCGGAATTTATCCTTCTCGTAATGCTGAAATTCCTGCTGGTGCCCGCACGCCCTGACGACCATCGGTCGGGCCACGATCTTTCCGGAAGGCTCACTCATCCCGCTTCTCTCCCCCTCGGGCGGTCGCAAGTTGCCGAATTCCTTCTGGCCGGTCAATTTCGTTTAACGCGGAGATTCATCCCGTGAGGACGAAAAACTCCTCTGTCGTCTAAAAGGCTAGACCACGTCATTTTCCGACGGCAGGGAAACCCTCATGAGTTTACAGTCCTTTCCGTCATTTGACTTGGATTTTTTCGGGCCGCGGTCGATCCGAGTCGAGATCTCCGACGCACGGCCTACATCCGACGACGTTCCGTCACCCCGCCGGTCCCGTCAAAGCCGGTCACTTCCCCCTATCTATTACCCCGGCTCTCACATCTGCATCAACGCCCGGTGGAACTCGTGGATCGACTGAAAACTCGGGATTCGGGAAGGGGCTTTCATGAGCTGGTACGCGGCCCGCATTTGCATGGCGCACTTGTTCGCGTCCATCTTCCCGACGCCCGTCCCGAGCCCACAACATACCACCGAGTCGATCTCGCGTCGTCCGGCGGCCCGGTTGACGTTCTCGATCGCGATCAGGATCGCGCGGAACGCAAGGTAGTCGTTGATGGTAAATGGGACCGGCTCCGGGACTCGCATCGTCGGGGCCGCAACCAGGTATCGCCAGCGGTTGTCGTCCGTCCGGACCACTTCGGCCGACCCGACCGGCATCTCCCCGTGATACTTATCGATGATGACGGCCTGGATTCGCTCCTGGACGGCGAAGCCGAGTTGGTCGCGGATCGCCAGATCGAGGCCGCCGTCCATGATGCCGTAGCTGTTCGCGGGGCTCACGAGGGCGTCCGCGGGTCGTTGGAAGTAATCGCCGGCAACCGCTTCGACCTTGGGGCAATCCGCGAAGTGTTGCTGCCAGCGGCCGACGAGAGACTGGGAGCGGTCGATCAGGTAGATCCGCTGCGGCAGAAGATACTCTTCGGGCGGGTCGTCCGCGGGGGATCGCGTGCTACTGCTCATCGATTGCCTCCACGGATCGCGTTACCAGCTAAATGCCCAAACCACCCATACGTCGTTTGCGATAACGGTCGCGGCGGCCATTGAACAGTCCTCGTAAGCGCTCACAGGCTGATGAACCGCAGCAGCCGAATGGGGTGACGGGGCGCGTTAATCATCTTTGGCCAATGCCTGGACGATCTCCACAGCCAACTTATCCAAGGGGTGCGGCGAGTTACCGAGAAGGACGACGCCGAGATTCTTCGCCGGAACCAGCGCGAGAAAGCTCCGAAAGCCGCCGGTGCCGCCGTTGTGCCAGATCCATTCGCCCTTGATCGGCGGAAAGGGTTCTCGAAACCAACATAAGCCGATCGACTGCGTCCCGGTCGGCCCGTGGCACGTTTCACGCCAGGGTTGCTGAGCCGTGCGGAACGCTTCCGAGAGCGGTGTTTTCCGCCGGCCCATGGCGGCATCAGCGAAGAGCAACAGATCACCCGCCGTCGAACGCAGGCCGCCGCAGGCTTCCAGACAGGCGAAAGTCCAGGGCGCGGTCGGCTCGCCCTTCCTGTCGTAACCGGGAGCGAAACGCTTGTTCTGCTCGGCGGACAATTGCACGCGCGTATCGGCCAGCCCCAGCGGCTTGGTCAGGCGCTGCACCAGCAACGCCTCATAGCTCTCGGCCCCGGCGGTATGGGCCAGGGCGTGGCCCAGGAGGCCGACGCCGAGATTGGAGTAGTCGAACCGGGCACCAATCGGCCGGTCCAGCTTCAAGCCCGACAGGGTTTTCCCCAGGCTGGCCCGGTCGTAGTGACCGTACGGATTGTCCGGTTCATTTTTGAGTACAGCAACCAATCCGATAAGCGGCGGCTGCACCGGCAAGGACGAAGTGTGGGTGGCCAGGTGCAAGAGGGTGATATCGCGGTCGTCGCGGCGCGGGACGGTCAGGGTGTCCGGCAGATGTTTCTGCACGGGATCATCGAGCTTCACGGCGCCGCGCAAAACCTGGTCGGCCAGCAGAGTGCCGGTGAAGACCTTGGTGAGCGAGCCGATCTCATAGATCGTCGTTCCGTCGGGGGCGTGCTGCTTGCCGTCGAGAGTCACTTGTCCGTAACCGAAAATCTCCCGACCCGCCGGCCGGCTGATGCCGACGACGAGCCCCAGATAGGGCTTGTCCTTGAGGAACGATTTGACCAGTTCATCGACGGCAGCACGTTTCGGCTCGTCCGCCGACGCAAGGGGAGCCGCGACGAACAGACAAAGGATTGCGGCCAGGTAGCGGCCGCTGGCGATGAGCATGGGGGACTCTCTCCAGAGAAATGACGTGAGCTTTGCTTAACAGAAATGGGTGTCGGAAGCAAACGCGGCTCTTTTGCGACCGACGACCGTTCCGAAGTTTTTTATAGCCCTTGCGGCATTTGTCGGGCACCGTGTACCACGGCAACGACATCAACCCGATCTGTGTAAA
The sequence above is a segment of the Fimbriiglobus ruber genome. Coding sequences within it:
- a CDS encoding serine hydrolase domain-containing protein — protein: MLIASGRYLAAILCLFVAAPLASADEPKRAAVDELVKSFLKDKPYLGLVVGISRPAGREIFGYGQVTLDGKQHAPDGTTIYEIGSLTKVFTGTLLADQVLRGAVKLDDPVQKHLPDTLTVPRRDDRDITLLHLATHTSSLPVQPPLIGLVAVLKNEPDNPYGHYDRASLGKTLSGLKLDRPIGARFDYSNLGVGLLGHALAHTAGAESYEALLVQRLTKPLGLADTRVQLSAEQNKRFAPGYDRKGEPTAPWTFACLEACGGLRSTAGDLLLFADAAMGRRKTPLSEAFRTAQQPWRETCHGPTGTQSIGLCWFREPFPPIKGEWIWHNGGTGGFRSFLALVPAKNLGVVLLGNSPHPLDKLAVEIVQALAKDD
- a CDS encoding macro domain-containing protein; amino-acid sequence: MSSSTRSPADDPPEEYLLPQRIYLIDRSQSLVGRWQQHFADCPKVEAVAGDYFQRPADALVSPANSYGIMDGGLDLAIRDQLGFAVQERIQAVIIDKYHGEMPVGSAEVVRTDDNRWRYLVAAPTMRVPEPVPFTINDYLAFRAILIAIENVNRAAGRREIDSVVCCGLGTGVGKMDANKCAMQMRAAYQLMKAPSRIPSFQSIHEFHRALMQM